The following proteins come from a genomic window of Opitutaceae bacterium:
- the ppdK gene encoding pyruvate, phosphate dikinase: MAVKSKAKKPAAKSASGKSKPAAKGPKYVYTWGAGKADGDGSMKALLGGKGANLAEMTRIGLPVPPGFTITTEVCTYYYANKKTYPASLQAQMEAGVTNMEKIMGTKFGDATGFPLLVAVRSGARDSMPGMMDTILNLGLNDETVVALEKATNNARFAWDCYRRFVQMYGDVVLGVQKREGEDHEPFETVIHNFKHEKYHADIEDSKLTAEDQQELVKRFKALVKERTGKSFPSNPWDQLRGAAGAVFGSWMNDRAIVYRRKYNIPSEWGTAVNVQAMVFGNTGETSGSGVAFTRNPANGTNEFYGEFLVNAQGEDVVAGVRTPEPVIKLKDVMPKSYADLMKVRAILEKHFKDVQDIEFTIQEGKLFMLQTRNGKRTAAAALKFSIDMVTEQLIDWKTAITRNPADQLEQLLAPIFDVNEVKKAAVIATGLPAGPGAATGKIYFNADRAVVAAEKGEKVLLVRVETSPEDLRGMIAAEGILTARGGVSSHAALVARQMGKVCVCGAAGVAIDYDAKTTTIDGVTYKEGDFLSIDGTSGLVYAGQIKTAPSEIISGLLSDDKEAQKTEKYKNYVQLMKWCSQATKLSVRTNADTPEQTRQAIAFGAVGIGLTRTEHMFFEGDRIDAMREMILADSLAGREAALAKLLPYQREDFHGIFKALKGFPATIRFLDPPLHEYLPHTQEAQLDLSKKLGVPVEKIMARVHELHEFNPMLGFRGCRLGIKYPEITRMQARAVLEAAADATKEGFKAKPEIMIPLVGFKKELDLQVAIVHEVAALVQKEKKVKIAYSVGTMIEIPRGALTADEIAQTAEFFSFGTNDLTQTCLGMSRDDSGSVLGAYTENEIVKKTPFASIDQTGVGQLVKIACEKGNQTR, encoded by the coding sequence ATGGCCGTTAAATCCAAAGCCAAGAAACCCGCTGCGAAGTCCGCTTCCGGCAAATCCAAACCCGCCGCCAAGGGCCCCAAGTACGTTTACACGTGGGGCGCCGGAAAGGCAGACGGCGATGGTTCGATGAAAGCCCTCCTCGGTGGCAAGGGCGCCAACCTCGCGGAAATGACCCGCATCGGACTTCCGGTTCCTCCGGGCTTCACGATCACCACAGAGGTCTGCACCTACTACTACGCCAACAAGAAGACCTACCCGGCTTCGCTCCAGGCCCAGATGGAGGCAGGCGTCACCAACATGGAGAAGATCATGGGCACCAAGTTCGGTGACGCCACTGGCTTCCCGCTGCTCGTGGCCGTCCGCTCGGGCGCCCGTGACTCCATGCCGGGCATGATGGACACCATTTTGAACCTCGGCCTCAACGACGAGACCGTGGTTGCCCTCGAGAAGGCCACCAACAACGCGCGCTTTGCCTGGGATTGCTACCGCCGCTTCGTGCAGATGTATGGCGACGTGGTGCTCGGCGTGCAAAAGCGCGAAGGCGAAGACCATGAGCCGTTCGAGACGGTCATCCACAATTTCAAGCACGAGAAGTACCACGCGGACATCGAGGACTCGAAGCTCACCGCCGAAGACCAACAGGAACTCGTCAAGCGCTTCAAGGCCCTCGTGAAGGAGCGCACTGGAAAGTCCTTCCCCAGCAACCCCTGGGACCAGCTCCGCGGCGCCGCCGGCGCTGTGTTCGGCTCCTGGATGAACGATCGCGCGATCGTGTATCGCCGCAAGTACAACATCCCCTCCGAGTGGGGCACCGCCGTCAACGTGCAGGCCATGGTGTTCGGCAACACGGGCGAGACCTCCGGCTCCGGCGTGGCGTTCACCCGCAACCCGGCCAACGGCACGAATGAATTTTACGGCGAGTTCCTCGTGAACGCGCAGGGCGAAGACGTCGTCGCCGGCGTCCGCACTCCCGAGCCCGTGATTAAGCTCAAGGATGTCATGCCGAAGAGCTACGCCGACCTGATGAAGGTTCGCGCCATCCTCGAGAAGCACTTCAAGGACGTCCAGGACATCGAGTTCACGATCCAGGAAGGCAAGCTGTTCATGCTCCAGACACGCAACGGCAAGCGCACCGCCGCCGCCGCGCTCAAGTTCTCCATAGACATGGTGACGGAACAGCTCATTGACTGGAAGACCGCCATCACGCGCAACCCCGCCGACCAGCTCGAGCAGCTCCTCGCCCCGATCTTCGACGTGAACGAGGTCAAGAAGGCCGCGGTCATCGCCACCGGCCTCCCCGCCGGCCCCGGCGCCGCCACCGGCAAGATCTACTTCAACGCCGACCGCGCCGTCGTTGCCGCCGAGAAGGGCGAGAAGGTTCTCCTCGTCCGCGTCGAGACTTCGCCTGAAGACCTCCGCGGCATGATCGCGGCCGAAGGCATCCTCACCGCCCGCGGTGGTGTGTCCTCCCACGCCGCGCTCGTCGCCCGCCAGATGGGCAAGGTTTGCGTCTGCGGCGCCGCCGGCGTCGCCATCGACTACGATGCCAAGACCACGACCATCGACGGCGTGACTTACAAGGAAGGCGACTTCCTCTCGATCGACGGCACCTCCGGCCTCGTTTATGCGGGCCAGATCAAGACCGCTCCTTCCGAGATCATCTCCGGCCTCCTCAGCGACGACAAGGAAGCCCAGAAGACCGAGAAGTATAAGAACTACGTCCAGCTCATGAAGTGGTGCTCGCAGGCCACCAAGCTGTCCGTCCGCACCAACGCCGACACCCCGGAGCAGACCCGCCAGGCCATCGCCTTCGGCGCCGTCGGCATCGGCCTCACCCGCACCGAGCACATGTTCTTCGAGGGCGACCGCATCGACGCGATGCGCGAGATGATCCTCGCCGACAGCCTCGCCGGCCGCGAAGCCGCCTTGGCCAAGCTCCTCCCCTACCAGCGCGAGGACTTCCACGGCATCTTCAAGGCGTTGAAGGGCTTCCCGGCCACGATCCGCTTCCTCGATCCGCCGCTCCACGAGTACCTGCCCCACACCCAGGAGGCCCAGCTCGACCTGTCCAAGAAGCTCGGCGTGCCCGTCGAGAAGATCATGGCCCGCGTGCACGAGCTGCACGAGTTCAACCCCATGCTCGGCTTCCGCGGCTGCCGCCTCGGCATCAAGTATCCCGAGATCACCCGCATGCAGGCCCGCGCCGTCCTCGAGGCCGCCGCCGATGCGACCAAGGAAGGCTTCAAGGCCAAGCCCGAGATCATGATCCCGCTCGTCGGCTTCAAGAAGGAGCTCGATCTGCAGGTCGCGATCGTCCACGAAGTCGCCGCCCTCGTGCAGAAGGAGAAGAAGGTCAAGATCGCCTACTCCGTCGGCACCATGATCGAGATCCCGCGCGGCGCGCTCACGGCAGACGAGATCGCGCAGACCGCCGAGTTCTTCAGCTTCGGCACCAACGACCTCACGCAGACCTGCCTCGGCATGTCGCGTGACGACTCCGGCAGCGTCCTCGGCGCCTACACCGAAAATGAAATCGTGAAGAAGACCCCCTTCGCCTCGATCGACCAGACCGGTGTCGGCCAGCTCGTGAAGATCGCCTGCGAAAAGGGCAACCAGACCCG
- a CDS encoding sigma-70 family RNA polymerase sigma factor codes for MDADQDLLRRYVKARAQDAFTELVQRHTAVVYAAAMRQTFGDRALSEEVAQRVFTTLARKAHDLCDHPALVAWLYSSTRLLSLEALRTRRRHQERLVKAAELNEGCDMEQLDWTKVAPLVDEALCALREEDRQVVILRYFNDLPYRDIGMQIGVTENTARMRAERALEKLRVQLGRRGISSTSAALSLVLVTHAAPPAPAPLVDQLASMPIPFAKAPFLTLVAMKKLTLVGSLLCAGVVLTTVALTREKNVGPADSTEVQTLAKSETSKAAVASLAEKIASRRREVRTGTTPDNLVRDRGIQTPEAALETFTWACYTADVEAIARQVYFDGDGLKRAEALLVELPESLKSQWKTAERMCAFLTAADCLAFPPPSDASILKTAQMSRLSPTRVVFRKPGATSGGHEFEQTQEGWKRVFPELAVEDMLYQVLRTNPTP; via the coding sequence ATGGATGCTGACCAAGATCTCCTCCGAAGATACGTGAAAGCCCGCGCTCAAGACGCGTTCACGGAACTGGTGCAGCGGCACACTGCAGTCGTCTATGCGGCCGCCATGCGCCAGACGTTCGGCGACCGGGCGCTTTCCGAGGAGGTTGCGCAGCGAGTGTTCACCACGCTCGCGAGGAAAGCGCATGACCTCTGCGACCACCCGGCCCTCGTTGCATGGTTGTATTCCTCCACCCGCCTGCTCTCGCTTGAAGCACTTCGCACGAGGAGACGGCATCAGGAACGGCTCGTAAAGGCGGCCGAACTCAACGAAGGGTGCGATATGGAACAGCTCGATTGGACCAAGGTTGCACCACTCGTCGATGAAGCTCTTTGCGCTCTTCGGGAGGAGGACCGGCAGGTGGTGATCCTTCGCTATTTCAATGACCTTCCCTACCGCGACATCGGGATGCAAATCGGCGTGACGGAGAATACGGCTCGCATGCGCGCAGAGCGGGCGCTCGAGAAGCTTCGGGTGCAACTGGGCCGTCGCGGAATCTCGTCCACCTCGGCTGCGCTCTCCCTGGTGCTCGTGACTCACGCGGCGCCACCGGCGCCCGCCCCCCTTGTTGACCAACTTGCCTCGATGCCAATTCCGTTCGCGAAGGCCCCTTTCCTTACCCTTGTTGCCATGAAAAAACTCACATTAGTTGGATCCTTGCTATGCGCCGGGGTGGTGCTTACCACCGTGGCTTTGACTCGGGAGAAAAACGTTGGGCCTGCTGACTCAACTGAGGTCCAGACGTTGGCGAAATCCGAAACGTCCAAAGCCGCAGTTGCGTCTCTCGCAGAGAAGATCGCAAGCCGTCGCCGGGAAGTGCGAACCGGAACAACCCCGGACAACCTGGTGCGGGACCGGGGAATCCAAACTCCTGAAGCCGCCCTCGAGACCTTCACTTGGGCTTGTTACACGGCCGATGTTGAGGCGATCGCCCGACAGGTTTATTTTGACGGTGACGGCCTGAAGCGCGCAGAAGCGCTTTTGGTGGAGCTTCCCGAAAGCTTGAAGTCTCAGTGGAAGACTGCCGAGCGGATGTGCGCCTTCCTAACGGCGGCGGATTGCCTGGCCTTCCCCCCCCCGTCTGATGCCTCAATACTTAAGACGGCGCAAATGAGCCGACTCTCGCCGACCCGTGTCGTATTCCGCAAACCCGGTGCCACCAGCGGGGGCCACGAGTTTGAGCAGACCCAGGAAGGCTGGAAACGAGTATTCCCGGAGCTGGCAGTTGAAGACATGCTCTATCAGGTACTCCGCACGAATCCGACGCCGTAA
- the serA gene encoding phosphoglycerate dehydrogenase yields MKILVADKISPKGVEYLRKQPGFEVIEAYGSSPAKVLELVKDVHAIAVRSETKITREVIAAAPLLKVVGRAGVGVDNVDVEAATERGVVVMNTPAGNTIATAELTFTHILCGARPVPQAAASMKAGQWDRKSFSGIELFKKTLGVVGLGRIGGEVAKRAIAFGMRVLAYDPYLAPSRAKAMGVEASTLDEVLAQADYITVHMPLTDDTKYMIDEKAFAKAKKGLRIFNCARGGIIKEAALIEALKSGKVAAAGLDVFEDEPLAADSELRKLPNVVLTPHLGASTAEAQESVGIEVAEQIADVLNGGVIRNAVNMPSIDAAALKVVGPYLDLGTKLGTLVQQIAPQQIATLRITYWGKVADLDVNSITRAVERGFLRRISGDEVNFVNAPVILQRLGIQAEVVKSTNECDYSELITVEAIAGDGTSHSAQGTLIGKAMQPRIVGINGREVEVEASGKLLVLENVDVPGMVGQVGTLLGKDKVNIADMSLSRLTPGGTAYMVVRVDNEPSEAARAEIKGNPSIKTAKFVQL; encoded by the coding sequence ATGAAAATCCTCGTAGCCGACAAGATCTCCCCCAAGGGCGTCGAATACCTGCGCAAACAGCCAGGTTTTGAAGTGATCGAGGCCTATGGATCCTCCCCGGCCAAGGTGCTTGAGTTGGTGAAGGACGTGCATGCGATCGCGGTTCGTTCGGAAACCAAGATCACGCGCGAGGTGATCGCGGCTGCCCCGCTGCTCAAGGTTGTCGGACGCGCGGGTGTCGGCGTGGACAACGTGGATGTGGAAGCGGCAACGGAACGCGGCGTGGTCGTCATGAACACCCCCGCAGGCAATACGATCGCCACGGCGGAGCTCACGTTTACCCACATCCTTTGTGGGGCCCGCCCCGTTCCCCAGGCTGCCGCCTCCATGAAGGCGGGCCAATGGGACCGCAAGAGCTTCAGCGGAATCGAGCTTTTCAAAAAGACCCTTGGCGTTGTCGGTCTCGGCCGCATTGGTGGCGAAGTGGCCAAGCGTGCAATCGCCTTCGGCATGCGCGTGCTTGCCTACGATCCCTACCTTGCCCCGAGCCGTGCCAAGGCAATGGGGGTGGAGGCTTCGACACTCGATGAGGTCCTGGCTCAGGCAGATTACATCACCGTCCACATGCCACTCACGGACGACACGAAGTACATGATCGACGAGAAGGCCTTTGCGAAGGCGAAGAAGGGCCTCCGGATTTTCAATTGCGCCCGCGGCGGAATCATCAAGGAGGCAGCGCTCATCGAGGCTCTCAAGTCGGGCAAGGTGGCGGCCGCTGGCCTCGACGTGTTCGAGGACGAGCCCCTCGCTGCCGATAGCGAGTTGCGCAAGCTGCCCAACGTCGTCCTCACGCCGCACCTCGGTGCCTCGACCGCGGAAGCGCAGGAGTCGGTCGGCATTGAAGTGGCGGAACAGATTGCGGATGTCCTCAATGGCGGTGTCATCCGAAACGCCGTCAACATGCCTTCGATCGACGCCGCCGCGCTGAAGGTTGTCGGACCCTACCTCGACCTGGGAACCAAGCTCGGTACGCTCGTGCAGCAGATCGCGCCCCAGCAGATCGCCACGTTGCGCATCACGTACTGGGGCAAAGTAGCGGATCTCGATGTCAACTCGATCACTCGTGCGGTTGAGCGCGGCTTCCTTCGCCGAATCAGCGGTGACGAGGTCAATTTCGTCAATGCGCCGGTCATACTGCAGCGCCTGGGCATCCAGGCCGAGGTCGTCAAGTCGACCAATGAGTGTGACTATTCGGAGTTGATCACAGTCGAGGCGATCGCCGGCGACGGCACCTCGCACTCGGCTCAAGGCACGCTCATTGGCAAGGCAATGCAGCCCCGGATTGTGGGTATCAACGGCCGGGAGGTGGAAGTGGAGGCCAGTGGAAAGCTGCTCGTCCTCGAGAATGTCGATGTCCCCGGCATGGTGGGCCAGGTCGGCACGCTGTTGGGCAAGGACAAGGTCAATATCGCAGACATGTCTCTTTCACGCCTCACTCCCGGCGGCACCGCCTACATGGTGGTGCGTGTGGACAATGAGCCGAGCGAGGCGGCGCGTGCCGAGATCAAGGGCAACCCCTCCATCAAGACCGCGAAGTTTGTGCAGCTTTGA
- a CDS encoding TIM barrel protein, protein MNTNGNISRRSALRVAAGSALAVGTGLSTLDAAAEKLQVGDSGPFRHSLCRWCFSKIPLPELAARAKALGFESIELLDPAEWPVVREAGLACAVANGTTDISIGFNRLENHARFVPSMSERLVAAARAGIPNVIVFSGNRNGISEEEGLENCAKGLRQIVGTAEKEKVTIVMELLNSRVNHPDYQCDRTSWGVELVKRVGSERFKLLYDIYHMQIMEGDVISTIRANHDYIAHYHCAGVPGRHDLDENQELNYGAISRAIAATGYRGFMTQEFLPQGDPFQALADAKKTCLGI, encoded by the coding sequence ATGAATACAAATGGCAATATATCCAGGCGTTCCGCACTCCGGGTCGCGGCGGGTTCCGCCCTTGCGGTCGGGACCGGCCTTTCTACCCTCGACGCCGCCGCGGAGAAGCTGCAGGTGGGCGACAGCGGCCCCTTTCGGCATTCCCTTTGCCGGTGGTGTTTTTCGAAGATCCCACTTCCAGAACTTGCGGCCCGTGCGAAGGCGCTTGGGTTCGAGTCCATTGAGCTTCTTGACCCCGCCGAGTGGCCGGTCGTCCGCGAGGCGGGACTTGCGTGTGCGGTGGCCAATGGGACGACTGATATCTCCATCGGCTTCAACCGGCTGGAGAACCACGCTCGGTTCGTCCCCTCGATGAGCGAGCGTCTGGTCGCCGCTGCTCGCGCGGGCATTCCCAATGTGATCGTCTTTTCAGGCAATCGGAATGGTATATCCGAAGAGGAGGGGCTCGAGAATTGCGCGAAGGGGCTTCGGCAGATCGTGGGCACGGCAGAGAAGGAGAAGGTCACGATCGTGATGGAACTCCTGAATAGCCGCGTAAATCATCCCGACTACCAATGCGACCGCACCAGCTGGGGAGTGGAACTCGTCAAACGGGTCGGATCCGAACGCTTCAAGCTGCTTTATGACATTTATCACATGCAGATCATGGAGGGTGATGTCATTTCAACGATCCGGGCTAATCACGACTACATCGCACATTATCATTGTGCGGGTGTGCCCGGTCGGCACGACCTCGACGAGAATCAGGAGCTGAACTACGGAGCGATTTCCCGCGCAATTGCAGCCACCGGCTACCGGGGTTTCATGACGCAGGAGTTTCTCCCGCAGGGTGATCCCTTTCAGGCTCTTGCCGACGCCAAAAAGACGTGCTTGGGGATTTGA
- a CDS encoding FKBP-type peptidyl-prolyl cis-trans isomerase produces the protein MSSLQIEKLKSGSGRPPKAGNLVTVHYTGWFTTGEKFDSSVDRKEPFQFYLGLGQVIAGWDQAVAQLVVGDKVKLTIPPELAYGKAGYPGAIPPNSTLIFEVELLDVK, from the coding sequence ATGTCCTCCCTGCAGATCGAAAAACTCAAGTCAGGCTCGGGTCGGCCGCCCAAGGCAGGCAACCTCGTCACCGTTCATTATACAGGTTGGTTCACCACGGGCGAAAAGTTCGACAGCTCCGTGGATCGCAAAGAGCCCTTCCAATTCTACCTCGGGCTTGGGCAGGTCATAGCGGGATGGGACCAGGCCGTGGCTCAACTGGTGGTCGGCGACAAGGTCAAGCTCACCATTCCGCCCGAGCTTGCCTATGGAAAAGCAGGGTACCCGGGTGCGATTCCGCCCAACTCCACGTTGATTTTCGAGGTGGAGTTGCTGGATGTGAAGTGA
- a CDS encoding cellulase family glycosylhydrolase, with the protein MTPPLKKFLALTGLLCIGAVNTNAADAWPIITRQGDKLMEGEREFRFLGLATPNLQAHEGDLKPDWSNRFPDEYEARDILASLQAIGSRATRSFSLNLSNPDDKGAPAYVVGHRKYNEEAFRSLDLTLALAREYDVRVIIPIIASQSFPVVRGIPDFSRFAGKTDREFWTDPSLKDDFKHYLAFILNRRNTVSGVLYKDDPAILAWQLGNEFDSFPGDRGLKMEDWIGPITDWSLEMAAFIKSIDSSHLVVEAGGDKDRLLASPHIDAMSVHLYEYWSRMANRPYWLSTQAREAWKHARGKKPLLVDEFGLGTLENVSELVHFIRDEGITGGLLWSLRCHRRYGGFYLHNEGGTPVDSFHWPGFSVGDKYQERQMLELIRRNAFAIDGRALPPLPKPAPAPVLYVEGKRLGWRGATHASSYFVEGSNSATGPWTMVAAGVEDSEVTDPKNPVFRTEPVTFVDLGSLSGAKYTFFRVRGANATGESDSSNVVEVHSR; encoded by the coding sequence ATGACCCCCCCACTCAAGAAATTCCTCGCCCTCACCGGGCTACTTTGTATTGGAGCTGTGAATACAAACGCGGCCGATGCCTGGCCGATCATCACGCGCCAAGGCGACAAACTGATGGAAGGGGAGCGAGAGTTTCGCTTCCTTGGCCTGGCGACCCCCAACCTGCAGGCCCACGAAGGCGACCTGAAGCCGGATTGGTCAAATCGGTTCCCCGATGAATACGAGGCTCGGGACATCCTCGCCAGCCTTCAGGCCATCGGGAGTCGTGCAACGCGTTCCTTCTCGCTTAATCTCAGCAATCCCGACGACAAAGGGGCTCCTGCCTACGTCGTGGGTCATCGAAAGTACAATGAGGAGGCCTTTCGTTCGCTTGATCTCACGCTCGCCCTTGCCCGCGAATACGATGTACGGGTCATCATCCCCATCATTGCCTCGCAATCGTTTCCTGTGGTGCGTGGCATCCCTGATTTCTCGCGATTCGCCGGGAAGACCGACCGGGAATTCTGGACGGATCCCAGCTTAAAGGATGACTTCAAGCACTACCTGGCTTTCATCCTGAACCGACGCAACACGGTGTCGGGTGTGCTCTACAAGGATGACCCGGCGATCCTGGCCTGGCAGTTGGGGAATGAGTTCGACAGCTTCCCGGGTGATCGGGGCTTGAAGATGGAGGACTGGATTGGACCGATCACTGACTGGTCCCTGGAGATGGCTGCCTTTATCAAGTCGATTGATTCCAGTCACCTGGTCGTCGAGGCGGGAGGCGACAAGGATCGGTTGCTCGCGAGTCCTCATATCGATGCCATGAGTGTTCACCTGTACGAGTATTGGAGCAGGATGGCCAACCGGCCCTATTGGCTGTCGACGCAGGCGCGCGAGGCCTGGAAGCATGCCAGGGGGAAGAAGCCGCTTCTGGTCGATGAGTTCGGGCTCGGGACTTTGGAAAATGTCTCAGAGCTGGTGCACTTCATCCGCGATGAAGGTATCACAGGCGGGCTGCTTTGGAGTCTTCGCTGCCATCGCCGCTACGGCGGGTTCTACCTGCACAACGAAGGAGGCACACCCGTGGATTCCTTTCACTGGCCGGGCTTCTCGGTCGGCGACAAGTATCAGGAGCGTCAGATGCTGGAGCTCATTCGACGGAATGCCTTCGCGATTGACGGGCGTGCCTTGCCGCCCCTGCCAAAGCCCGCGCCCGCTCCGGTGCTCTACGTCGAGGGCAAGCGGCTTGGTTGGCGCGGAGCCACCCATGCATCCTCCTACTTTGTGGAAGGGTCGAACTCAGCCACTGGGCCTTGGACGATGGTGGCGGCGGGCGTCGAGGACTCAGAGGTAACCGATCCAAAAAATCCGGTTTTCCGAACAGAGCCGGTCACCTTTGTTGACTTGGGCTCCCTCTCTGGCGCGAAGTACACCTTTTTCCGGGTGCGTGGCGCGAACGCAACGGGTGAAAGCGACAGCTCAAACGTGGTCGAGGTCCATTCCCGCTAA
- a CDS encoding SPFH domain-containing protein, with protein sequence MLNIIFAGLAVVFLLIITMTLISRYRMCPPDRILVVYGRLANGQSSRCFHGGSTFVVPFFQNYAYLDLTPINIDIELKGALSSQNIRIDAPASFTIGISTDAEVMQNAATRLLGRSLDEIQQLAAEIIMGQMRVVFASMTIEEINSDREKLIALITKGVEVELHKVGLRMINGNIRDIKDLSGYIDALGKEAAAKAINDAQIRVAQENQRGAVGRAEAEREQAVRVANAQAEARKGQNTAQAIIAKSDADLAAEQAEAKRRTEAAQKVAEARALQESYKAEQEAELARAAREKAKQQADQIVRAEIEKERLRIESEAKAAQTKILQEGQAAAYIIQKQAEADGIKRVAEGEAEGTRAKLSAEASGIQAKLTAEAEGTRALLDAKAQGFEKLLRVADDTSGATQLLIAENIVRIAEIQAGAIKGLQFEKVVVMGGGNGSAQNGPGQFVQDLYKGVLPINELAKSVGLNLPQFLGTQADSAKIVTPDRTGQA encoded by the coding sequence ATGCTCAACATCATATTCGCAGGTTTGGCCGTAGTCTTTCTGCTCATCATCACGATGACGCTCATCTCGCGTTATCGGATGTGTCCCCCCGACAGGATCCTGGTTGTCTATGGAAGACTCGCCAACGGGCAGTCCTCACGGTGCTTCCACGGGGGATCGACGTTCGTGGTGCCGTTTTTTCAAAACTACGCCTACCTCGACCTGACTCCCATCAACATCGACATTGAGCTCAAGGGGGCGCTCTCGAGCCAAAACATCCGGATTGACGCACCGGCGTCGTTTACGATCGGCATCTCCACCGACGCGGAAGTGATGCAGAACGCGGCCACGCGCCTGCTCGGTCGTTCACTGGACGAGATCCAGCAACTCGCCGCGGAGATCATCATGGGGCAAATGCGTGTGGTGTTCGCCTCGATGACCATCGAGGAAATCAATTCCGACCGCGAGAAGTTGATCGCGTTGATCACAAAGGGCGTCGAGGTGGAACTCCACAAAGTCGGACTACGGATGATCAACGGCAACATCCGCGACATCAAGGATCTCTCCGGTTACATCGACGCCCTCGGCAAAGAAGCCGCGGCGAAAGCAATCAACGATGCGCAAATTCGGGTCGCCCAGGAAAACCAACGCGGCGCTGTCGGTCGTGCCGAGGCTGAGCGCGAACAGGCGGTGCGGGTGGCCAACGCCCAAGCGGAGGCGCGGAAGGGGCAAAACACCGCCCAGGCAATCATTGCCAAATCCGACGCCGACCTCGCGGCGGAGCAGGCCGAGGCAAAGCGCCGCACTGAGGCTGCCCAGAAAGTCGCCGAAGCCCGCGCCCTCCAGGAATCCTACAAGGCGGAGCAGGAAGCCGAACTCGCCCGAGCCGCCCGTGAAAAAGCCAAGCAACAGGCAGACCAGATTGTACGAGCTGAGATCGAGAAGGAACGTCTCCGCATCGAGTCCGAGGCGAAAGCCGCTCAGACCAAGATTCTCCAGGAGGGCCAGGCAGCCGCCTATATCATCCAAAAGCAAGCCGAGGCAGATGGCATCAAGCGAGTCGCTGAAGGTGAGGCCGAGGGAACTCGGGCAAAGCTATCTGCCGAGGCGTCCGGTATCCAGGCCAAGCTCACCGCCGAAGCCGAAGGCACCCGCGCCCTGCTCGATGCCAAGGCTCAGGGCTTCGAGAAGCTCCTCCGCGTCGCCGACGACACTTCAGGTGCCACCCAACTCTTGATCGCAGAGAATATCGTGCGCATCGCTGAGATCCAAGCCGGCGCGATTAAGGGACTTCAGTTTGAAAAGGTGGTCGTCATGGGAGGAGGAAATGGCTCAGCCCAGAACGGACCAGGACAGTTCGTCCAAGACCTCTACAAAGGGGTCTTACCGATCAACGAGCTCGCAAAGTCAGTGGGGCTAAATCTCCCGCAGTTCCTGGGCACCCAGGCAGACTCCGCCAAAATCGTCACTCCTGACCGGACCGGGCAGGCCTAA
- the plsY gene encoding glycerol-3-phosphate 1-O-acyltransferase PlsY, whose product MTSTFLLSVLAGYLLGALPFGYWVAKAKGINIFEHGSKNPGATNVRRVLGKGPGNLVFALDAAKGAVATWWPSLVLNENPEATYCSIVGLIASLIGHSFSCFTGFRGGKGVATASGGFAVLMPLALLSALGIWLVTFYSSRYVSLASILASLALPVSAFLLHQPKPLIILAVAIAFFVVIRHRTNIVRLVQGTENRFVKKASGVGETKS is encoded by the coding sequence ATGACGTCCACCTTCCTGCTTTCTGTGCTCGCCGGGTATCTCCTCGGGGCCCTGCCATTTGGCTATTGGGTGGCGAAAGCGAAGGGTATCAATATCTTTGAGCACGGGTCCAAAAATCCGGGTGCCACCAATGTGAGGCGGGTGCTCGGAAAGGGTCCGGGTAACCTGGTGTTCGCATTAGATGCCGCCAAGGGTGCCGTCGCCACCTGGTGGCCGAGCCTGGTCCTCAACGAAAACCCGGAGGCGACCTACTGTTCGATCGTTGGTTTAATCGCCTCCCTCATAGGACATAGCTTCTCGTGCTTTACGGGTTTTCGGGGAGGCAAGGGTGTGGCGACCGCTTCGGGCGGTTTCGCGGTTCTGATGCCTCTGGCGCTTCTCAGCGCTCTCGGCATCTGGCTTGTGACGTTCTATTCTTCGCGTTACGTGTCGCTCGCTTCCATCCTCGCCTCTCTCGCACTTCCCGTGTCTGCCTTTCTCCTCCATCAGCCCAAGCCCCTTATTATCCTGGCCGTGGCAATTGCCTTTTTCGTCGTCATCCGGCACCGCACCAACATCGTGCGGCTAGTCCAAGGGACCGAGAATCGGTTCGTGAAGAAGGCGTCAGGAGTGGGGGAGACGAAGTCATGA